In Trifolium pratense cultivar HEN17-A07 linkage group LG7, ARS_RC_1.1, whole genome shotgun sequence, a genomic segment contains:
- the LOC123897463 gene encoding DEAD-box ATP-dependent RNA helicase 50 — translation MVLVGVCGKAVLFSIGVRVRPKTTTHSLFIVSNSTTSADSQDTTTTTSFGRLKVQKVKALIHRTKQNTRRERVLVEEEDDRSTSQRQRRSPPPPPGWGDNKVTQTQSLPEADTNFFSLKSFKDIGCADFMIQSLHKLSLTRPSNIQAMSFPPIIARKSCIIADQSGSGKTLAYLLPIIQHLRQQELLLQSPHHNSQSPTVLILAPTSELASQVLDNCRSLSKSGVPFKSMVVTGGYRQKAQLDSLKQGVDVLIATPGRFLFLIKEGFLHLTNLTCAVLDEVDILFGDEDFEKALQYLISSSPVDTQYLFVTATLPKNVYSKLVEVFPDCEMVMGPSMHRISSRLEEIIVDCSGEDGQEKTLDTAFLNKKAALLKLAEKNRVPRTIVFCNKIETCRKVENALKRFDRKGIRIQVLPFHAAMTQESRLASMKEFTRSPSKEVSQFMVCTDRASRGIDFTRVDHVILFDYPRDPSEYVRRVGRTARGARGQGKAFIFVVGKQVSLASKVMERNRKGHPLHDVPSAYEY, via the exons ATGGTGTTGGTGGGTGTTTGCGGAAAAGCGGTGCTGTTTAGTATTGGAGTCAGAGTGAGACCCAAAACCACCACACACTCTCTCTTTATCGTTTCCAATTCCACCACCTCCGCCGATAGCCAAGACACCACAACCACCACGAGTTTCGGAAGACTAAAAGTCCAGAAAGTGAAGGCTCTCATCCACAGAACCAAGCAAAACACAAGACGCGAACGAGTATtagtagaagaagaagatgaccGCAGTACTTCTCAAAGACAACGAcgttctcctcctcctcctcctggTTGGGGAGATAATAAAGTTACTCAGACTCAATCATTGCCAGAGGCTGATACCAACTTTTTCAGTCTCAAGTCATTTAAAGACATTGGATGCGCTGATTTCATGATTCAATCTCTCCATAAACTCTCTTTAACACGCCCTTCCAATATACAGGCCATGTCTTTTCCTCCCATCATTGCCCGAAAATCTTGTATCATAGCTGACCAGAGTGGTTCTGGAAAGACATTAGCTTATCTTCTACCTATCATTCAACATCTCAGACAACAAGAACTACTACTACAATCACCTCATCATAATTCACAATCTCCTACTGTTCTTATACTAGCTCCCACATCAGAATTAGCTTCTCAG GTCTTAGATAATTGTCGATCCTTGTCAAAATCTGGGGTTCCATTCAAATCTATGGTTGTCACCGGAGGCTATCGACAAAAAGCTCAACTCGATAGTTTAAAGCAGGGCGTTGATGTCTTAATAGCTACACCTGGCCGTTTTCTTTTCCTCATAAAGGAAGGCTTCTTGCACTTAACAAATCTAACATG TGCTGTGTTGGATGAGGTAGACATACTTTTTGGGGATGAGGACTTCGAAAAGGCTCTGCAATACTTGATTAGTTCTTCCCCGGTTGACACACAATATTTATTTGTGACTGCAACTTTACCAAAAAATGTTTACAGCAAACTGGTTGAAGTTTTTCCAGATTGTGAAATGGTCATGGGACCTAGTATGCATCGAATAAGCTCTCGTCTTGAAGAG ATAATAGTAGATTGCAGTGGGGAAGATGGACAAGAAAAAACTCTTGACACAGCATTTTTGAACAAGAAAGCTGCTCTTCTGAAGCTTGCGGAGAAGAATCGTGTCCCAAGAACTATTGTGTTCTGTAACAAA ATTGAAACATGCAGAAAAGTTGAAAATGCATTAAAGCGTTTTGATAGAAAGGGAATTCGCATACAAGTTCTACCTTTCCATGCCGCCATGACACAAGAATCACGGCTTGCTAGTATGAAAGAGTTTACACGTTCTCCATCAAAAGAAGTGTCCCAATTTATGGTATGCACTGACAG AGCATCGCGGGGAATTGACTTCACTAGAGTGGACCATGTAATACTTTTTGACTACCCACGTGATCCAAGCGAATATGTACGTCGTGTCGGAAGAACCGCAAGAGGTGCCAGGGGACAGGGCAAGGCATTTATCTTTGTAGTTGGCAAGCAAGTATCCCTTGCAAGCAAAGTAATGGAAAGAAATCGGAAGGGTCATCCACTGCATGACGTACCTTCGGCTTATGAGTATTGA
- the LOC123897464 gene encoding protein mago nashi homolog, whose amino-acid sequence MGSEEENAEFYLRYYVGHKGKFGHEFLEFEFRPDGKLRYANNSNYKNDTIIRKEVYLTPAVLRECRRIISDSEIMKEDDNNWPEPDRVGRQELEIVMGNEHISFTTSKIGSLVDVQSSADPEGLRIFYYLVQDLKCFVFSLISLHFKIKPI is encoded by the exons ATGGGGAGCGAAGAAGAGAATGCAGAGTTCTACTTGAGATACTACGTCGGACACAAGGGCAAATTCGGTCACGAATTCTTGGAGTTTGAGTTCAGGCCCGATGGGAAGCTTCGATACGCTAACAATTCCAATTACAAAAACGATACCATCATTCGCAAGGAGGTTTATCTTACTCCTGCTGTTCTTCGCGAGTGTCGTCGTATCATTTCCGATAGCGAG atTATGAAGGAAGATGATAACAACTGGCCTGAACCCGACAGAGTTGGGCGTCAGGAGCTTGAGATTGTTATGGGGAATGAGCATATCTCCTTCACAACTTCCAAGATTGGTTCTCTTGTTGATGTTCAAAGCAGTGCTGACCCCGAAGGCCTTCGCATCTTTTACTATCTTGTTCAG GATTTGAAGTGCTTTGTCTTCTCTCTTATTTCACTTCACTTCAAGATCAAGCCTATATAA